In one window of Methanofollis sp. DNA:
- a CDS encoding methyltransferase domain-containing protein, with the protein MQKHYDGVAEIYDSRYGGDVGNRYHGHIRDHVMNCLPKGGALLDLGCGTGLFMQHYLTAGGGTAVGLDLSPEMVKAARHQNHLDDVVAGTADRLPFRDASFDAVSSILAFSYVPDPEAMLSEAYRVLRPGGRIAICTLGHNVFTSILPAIYRLGEKAHWGRIGVGSFGEHYYSEEQMRELLMAAGFTDLKVHRCSFAHVNMKKPIFDVVRKAEPFVEKKLSYLAFNVCASGKKE; encoded by the coding sequence ATTCAGAAACACTATGATGGTGTGGCCGAGATCTATGACAGCCGCTATGGCGGCGACGTCGGGAACCGGTACCACGGCCATATCAGGGACCACGTGATGAACTGCCTCCCGAAGGGAGGCGCTCTCCTCGATCTCGGTTGCGGGACAGGCCTGTTTATGCAGCACTACCTCACCGCCGGCGGCGGGACGGCGGTGGGGCTCGACCTCTCGCCTGAGATGGTGAAGGCGGCACGCCACCAGAACCACCTCGACGATGTCGTGGCAGGGACGGCCGACCGTCTTCCTTTCAGGGACGCGTCCTTCGATGCGGTGTCGAGCATCCTTGCCTTCAGTTACGTGCCCGACCCGGAGGCGATGCTCTCCGAGGCGTACCGCGTCCTCCGGCCGGGCGGCCGTATCGCGATCTGCACCCTCGGCCACAATGTCTTCACCTCGATCCTCCCCGCGATCTACCGTCTCGGCGAGAAAGCGCACTGGGGCCGGATCGGGGTCGGGAGCTTTGGCGAGCACTACTACTCAGAAGAGCAGATGCGTGAACTCCTTATGGCGGCCGGGTTTACCGATCTGAAGGTTCACCGCTGCTCCTTCGCCCACGTCAACATGAAAAAGCCCATCTTCGATGTCGTCAGGAAGGCGGAGCCCTTTGTCGAGAAAAAACTCTCGTACCTCGCCTTCAATGTCTGCGCGAGCGGGAAGAAAGAGTGA
- a CDS encoding zinc ribbon domain-containing protein: MKTLLKIGRFDPSSKICSKCGYLKQDLTLSDREWICPDCGTRHDRDINAAINIKKFALQEQNLVGVAGAGRAVEPVDSPQ; the protein is encoded by the coding sequence GTGAAGACTCTCCTGAAGATCGGGAGATTCGATCCCTCCTCGAAGATCTGTAGCAAATGTGGGTATCTCAAGCAGGATCTCACGCTTTCAGACAGAGAATGGATCTGTCCGGACTGTGGTACTCGTCACGACCGCGACATCAACGCGGCGATCAATATCAAGAAGTTTGCCCTGCAAGAGCAGAACCTTGTGGGGGTAGCAGGTGCGGGACGCGCCGTCGAGCCTGTGGACTCACCTCAATAG